The segment ATCAATGTTTCACAATTCATAAACCCCAAATACTGTTAAAGAGTTATCGATAAGGCTAGACTATCATACTTGATCTTTAagaattcttcatttttctagGTCTGCTTCCTGCACAAAACAGGGTCCTCTCAGAGTCTCAATCCCCTAGGTCATGGTTTGAGTGTGATGGACTGCTTGTTGGTTGTGCCTTGTGATTGACATGTTGCCGATATAGTGCCGCCATCTTGTGGTAGAGGTCCATATTCATCGACTGcagcaaaaaataatttatcagtCAATTAATTAAGACAGAAAAAGTATATCATTGGGCTATTGATTTGCCAGAGTGCACCCAATTCTTAGATTGTGTTCACAAACATCTTCAATGAAGGTTGATTTCTATATATTCATGGGTATGCCTCAATTTCaagaaaattcttttgaaaCGTCTGAAGTAAGCCTTGAATTTGTTTCACCTACTTGTGCTAGAAAAGCGCAGTATGGATCCTGCAGAGGGACTGCTGCGTTGGCGCCCGCATCAGACTTTGGTTGTGATGAGGATGGCATCATGGGTGGCACTACAAAGGGAGGAGGGACAAATGTTGGAGTGGCAGCAACAACTGGGTTGGCATGGAGGAGAGAAGGGAGTGTTTGAGGTGCAGCACGAGGGACGGCACTCATATCAAGCATTCCCATGCCCATGCCAAGGCCAACGCCCATGCCCATACGCGCTAGGAGAGACATTTGAAGTTGTTGCTGCATTCCCATAGGCATCATCATTTGAGGCATATTTCTTACACTCATCATCTGAACCTGTGCTTGAAGTTGTTTCAAGTACTCAATCACCTCATCAAGCATTGATGCCTTATCAGTCTGCAATTCACAATAGAAAGGCAGGCATTCAttgttattttcaaagaattttcaGAATTCCATGGAATTCTAACTTTGCAGAATGAACTAACAGAGAgagattgattgattttctCACCTTGCTTGAGTTGGGTACTAGCTTCTGCAGAGTTTTCATCTTCTGATTAATCCTATCTCGACGTCTCTATATGAAAATGGTACTGCTATCAGTAGCTATAACATTGCATCATCACAAACTACTAATCAATCTACATTTCTGCTGATCAGAGTTTTAACTTTTTAAGTACTAATTGTTACCCGCTCCGACTGATTATGAATAGCAGCAGCTCGGCTTCTTCTTGTTGAGTGAGAGCGCCCTGTCTGAGTTTTAGTCTCCCTATCTTCATCCTGGTTTTCCTGTTTCAAATTTTACATGGTTCAATTCAAACTGACGGTCCCCCAAAATATGTAATTAGCACATACAACCACACCTTCTCATGAAGTTTCCAGTACATATGTGTAAAGAATAAAGCATTGCAGAATGATACTCTTTACAAATGACTCATTTCTACTAATATGATAgcaatattttctctcaaattcaAGGTTAAGAGAATGGGCATTTTCTGAAGAATCAAAAGGAGAGAAGCACGGATGTTTTCATGACATGGGTAAAAGGTTGAAACAGGGAGTAAGCTTAAACAAAATGGCCGCTGATATGAAGAGAA is part of the Vitis riparia cultivar Riparia Gloire de Montpellier isolate 1030 chromosome 17, EGFV_Vit.rip_1.0, whole genome shotgun sequence genome and harbors:
- the LOC117905180 gene encoding transcription factor PIF7 isoform X1; protein product: MSSQCIVPNWNLRHQRQEQVEGEEGNRSSHVHTHQKNSSHIVPMSNYEVAELTWENGQLAMHGLGGLLPTAPTKPTWGRAGDTLESIVHQATCHNQNSNFIHHAQNLANMKSTVGSSAHVRTGNQGLMKKRTRSDSAHCGRNFSTNVHEAERADRSACASASATFCRDNETTMMTWPSSESPRSLKAKTTDEDSACHGGSENQDEDRETKTQTGRSHSTRRSRAAAIHNQSERRRRDRINQKMKTLQKLVPNSSKTDKASMLDEVIEYLKQLQAQVQMMSVRNMPQMMMPMGMQQQLQMSLLARMGMGVGLGMGMGMLDMSAVPRAAPQTLPSLLHANPVVAATPTFVPPPFVVPPMMPSSSQPKSDAGANAAVPLQDPYCAFLAQSMNMDLYHKMAALYRQHVNHKAQPTSSPSHSNHDLGD
- the LOC117905180 gene encoding transcription factor PIF7 isoform X2, coding for MGLFSRSNYEVAELTWENGQLAMHGLGGLLPTAPTKPTWGRAGDTLESIVHQATCHNQNSNFIHHAQNLANMKSTVGSSAHVRTGNQGLMKKRTRSDSAHCGRNFSTNVHEAERADRSACASASATFCRDNETTMMTWPSSESPRSLKAKTTDEDSACHGGSENQDEDRETKTQTGRSHSTRRSRAAAIHNQSERRRRDRINQKMKTLQKLVPNSSKTDKASMLDEVIEYLKQLQAQVQMMSVRNMPQMMMPMGMQQQLQMSLLARMGMGVGLGMGMGMLDMSAVPRAAPQTLPSLLHANPVVAATPTFVPPPFVVPPMMPSSSQPKSDAGANAAVPLQDPYCAFLAQSMNMDLYHKMAALYRQHVNHKAQPTSSPSHSNHDLGD